One region of Lagopus muta isolate bLagMut1 chromosome 13, bLagMut1 primary, whole genome shotgun sequence genomic DNA includes:
- the LOC125699950 gene encoding wiskott-Aldrich syndrome protein family member 3-like isoform X1 — MPLVKRNIEPRHLCRGALPDGVTSELECVTNSTLAAIIKQLGSLSRHAEDIFGELFNEANSFYMRMNSLQERVDLLVIKVTQLDSTVEEVSLQDINMRKAFKSSTVQNQQVVSRNSIPNPVMEMYQRCDKPPPLNILTPYRDDKKDGLKFYTDPSYFFNLWKEKMLQATEDKRKEKRRQKEQRLVEDSTREVKKVRKARNRRLEWNMMAYDKEFRPDNRFSPSPYHMASSEGSLSPDNRSYTSDAAEHSYPASPNHPAQLLAPTAHVPAEHKEGVLPTVPPPEHGYRPPASSRQNSLNRAQQPHAPQPPEAVLNGPRPHLVKDFGPQPVPMTEYFVPPAPPPPPPVIPSAQTAFDSPMAAPAALPPGAAAPAAHPSYAPSPPPAPPGPYSASPPQAGPMGPPVAPPPPPPGPPALTTSPAHSASPPAPAAESRKPPIPLMPMSDARSDLLAAIRRGIQLRKVQEQWEQEAKKEPVGNDVATILSRRIAVEYSESDDDSELDDNEWSD, encoded by the exons ATGCCACTGGTGAAGAGGAACATTGAGCCCCGGCACCTGTGCCGGGGGGCCCTGCCTGACGGGGTGACGAGTGAGCTGGAATGTGTCACCAACAGCACGCTGGCTGCCATCATCAAGCAGCTGGGCAGCCTCA GTCGGCACGCTGAGGACATCTTTGGGGAGCTGTTCAATGAGGCCAACAGCTTCTACATGAGGATGAACTCACTGCAGGAGAGGGTGGACCTGCTGGTCATCAAGGTGACGCAGCTGGACTCCACTGTTGAGGAAG TTTCGCTGCAGGACATCAACATGAGGAAGGCTTTCAAGAGCTCCACAGTGCAGAACCAACAGGTTGTGTCCCGCAACTCTATCCCCAACCCGGTGATGGAGATGTACCAGCGCTGCGACAAGCCTCCACCGCTCAACATCCTCACGCCATACAG GGATGACAAGAAAGATGGCCTCAAATTCTACACCGACCCCTCCTATTTCTTCAACTTGTGGAAGGAGAAGATGCTGCAGGCAACAGAGgacaaaaggaaggagaaacGCAGGCAGAAG GAGCAGCGGCTGGTGGAGGACTCCACTCGGGAGGTGAAGAAAGTGCGGAAAGCCCGCAACCGGCGCCTGGAGTGGAACATGATGGCATACGATAAAGAGTTCCGACCCGATAACAGGTTCTCACCATCCCCATATCACATGGCATCATCGGAAGGATCACTGTCCCCAGATAATAG ATCCTACACCTcagatgctgctgagcactCATACCCGGCAAGCCCCAACCACCCGGCACAGCTGCTGGCCCCCACAGCCCACGTGCCCGCAGAACACAAGGAGGGGGTGCTGCCGACTGTCCCCCCTCCAGAACACGGCTACCGACCACCAGCGAGCAGCCGGCAGAACAGCCTCAACCGCGCCCAGCAGCCCCACGCGCCGCAGCCCCCCGAGGCCGTGCTGAACGGACCCAGACCGCACTTGGTCAAGGATTTCGG ACCACAGCCCGTACCGATGACGGAGTACTTCGTGCCGCCGGCCCCTCCGCCCCCGCCGCCCGTCATCCCCTCCGCGCAGACTGCCTTCGACAGCCCCATGGCGGCTCCCGCAGCGCTGCCGCCTGGCgcggccgcccccgccgcccACCCCTCCTACGCGCCCTCGCCGCCCCCTGCACCGCCCGGCCCCTACTCCGCTTCCCCGCCTCAGGCCGGCCCCATGGGGCCGCCCGTGGCCCCGCCGCCACCGCCACCGGGGCCACCCGCTCTCACCACCTCGCCAGCGCACTCAGCCTCACCGCCGGCCCCCGCCGCCGAGTCCCGGAAGCCGCCGATCCCGCTGATGCCTATGAGCGATGCCCGGAGCGACCTGCTCGCAGCCATCCGCAGAG GCATTCAACTTCGGAAAGTCcaggagcagtgggagcaagAGGCCAAGAAAGAGCCCGTGGGCAATGATGTGGCGACCATCCTGTCCCGCCGGATCGCGGTGGAGTACAGCGAGTCAGACGACGACTCCGAGCTGGATGATAACGAGTGGTCGGACTGA
- the LOC125699950 gene encoding wiskott-Aldrich syndrome protein family member 3-like isoform X2 produces MPLVKRNIEPRHLCRGALPDGVTSELECVTNSTLAAIIKQLGSLSRHAEDIFGELFNEANSFYMRMNSLQERVDLLVIKVTQLDSTVEEVSLQDINMRKAFKSSTVQNQQVVSRNSIPNPVMEMYQRCDKPPPLNILTPYRDDKKDGLKFYTDPSYFFNLWKEKMLQATEDKRKEKRRQKEQRLVEDSTREVKKVRKARNRRLEWNMMAYDKEFRPDNRSYTSDAAEHSYPASPNHPAQLLAPTAHVPAEHKEGVLPTVPPPEHGYRPPASSRQNSLNRAQQPHAPQPPEAVLNGPRPHLVKDFGPQPVPMTEYFVPPAPPPPPPVIPSAQTAFDSPMAAPAALPPGAAAPAAHPSYAPSPPPAPPGPYSASPPQAGPMGPPVAPPPPPPGPPALTTSPAHSASPPAPAAESRKPPIPLMPMSDARSDLLAAIRRGIQLRKVQEQWEQEAKKEPVGNDVATILSRRIAVEYSESDDDSELDDNEWSD; encoded by the exons ATGCCACTGGTGAAGAGGAACATTGAGCCCCGGCACCTGTGCCGGGGGGCCCTGCCTGACGGGGTGACGAGTGAGCTGGAATGTGTCACCAACAGCACGCTGGCTGCCATCATCAAGCAGCTGGGCAGCCTCA GTCGGCACGCTGAGGACATCTTTGGGGAGCTGTTCAATGAGGCCAACAGCTTCTACATGAGGATGAACTCACTGCAGGAGAGGGTGGACCTGCTGGTCATCAAGGTGACGCAGCTGGACTCCACTGTTGAGGAAG TTTCGCTGCAGGACATCAACATGAGGAAGGCTTTCAAGAGCTCCACAGTGCAGAACCAACAGGTTGTGTCCCGCAACTCTATCCCCAACCCGGTGATGGAGATGTACCAGCGCTGCGACAAGCCTCCACCGCTCAACATCCTCACGCCATACAG GGATGACAAGAAAGATGGCCTCAAATTCTACACCGACCCCTCCTATTTCTTCAACTTGTGGAAGGAGAAGATGCTGCAGGCAACAGAGgacaaaaggaaggagaaacGCAGGCAGAAG GAGCAGCGGCTGGTGGAGGACTCCACTCGGGAGGTGAAGAAAGTGCGGAAAGCCCGCAACCGGCGCCTGGAGTGGAACATGATGGCATACGATAAAGAGTTCCGACCCGATAACAG ATCCTACACCTcagatgctgctgagcactCATACCCGGCAAGCCCCAACCACCCGGCACAGCTGCTGGCCCCCACAGCCCACGTGCCCGCAGAACACAAGGAGGGGGTGCTGCCGACTGTCCCCCCTCCAGAACACGGCTACCGACCACCAGCGAGCAGCCGGCAGAACAGCCTCAACCGCGCCCAGCAGCCCCACGCGCCGCAGCCCCCCGAGGCCGTGCTGAACGGACCCAGACCGCACTTGGTCAAGGATTTCGG ACCACAGCCCGTACCGATGACGGAGTACTTCGTGCCGCCGGCCCCTCCGCCCCCGCCGCCCGTCATCCCCTCCGCGCAGACTGCCTTCGACAGCCCCATGGCGGCTCCCGCAGCGCTGCCGCCTGGCgcggccgcccccgccgcccACCCCTCCTACGCGCCCTCGCCGCCCCCTGCACCGCCCGGCCCCTACTCCGCTTCCCCGCCTCAGGCCGGCCCCATGGGGCCGCCCGTGGCCCCGCCGCCACCGCCACCGGGGCCACCCGCTCTCACCACCTCGCCAGCGCACTCAGCCTCACCGCCGGCCCCCGCCGCCGAGTCCCGGAAGCCGCCGATCCCGCTGATGCCTATGAGCGATGCCCGGAGCGACCTGCTCGCAGCCATCCGCAGAG GCATTCAACTTCGGAAAGTCcaggagcagtgggagcaagAGGCCAAGAAAGAGCCCGTGGGCAATGATGTGGCGACCATCCTGTCCCGCCGGATCGCGGTGGAGTACAGCGAGTCAGACGACGACTCCGAGCTGGATGATAACGAGTGGTCGGACTGA